Genomic DNA from Lentimicrobiaceae bacterium:
TCGTACTATCACGTTTCGGGTGTTGAAATTGAAGGTGTTAAAATGTTAAATAATCTTGCACAAAAAGATATTGTGGCTAAGTCGGTATTTGAGAAAATGGGAACTAATTTAGCTGAATTTTTGCATCCGCACATAAAGCAGTTTGGAGCTGAACAAATTATTTTAGGCGGCAATATTGCCAAGGCAAATGAATTGTTTTTGCCGTCTTTTGTTGAGAAATTAAAAGAGTTTGAAATAGAAGTAAAAATTTTAATCACCAAACATTTTCAAGATTCGGCTATTATTGGAGTTACAATGTTGGCTGACGATTCGTACTACGAAAAAATTAAGCCAATGCTGAAAAATATGTAGTTTTGGGGATTGGTGTTTAGTGTTTTTTTACGATTTTACGACTTTAATGTACACTTATTTAGAATTGTTTTACTTTTGTTTAGTTGACAGAATATTAGATATTGTGGGGAAAATTGTAGCATTTCGTTTTAATGTCTTGCAGCAAAATCAACTATTGGCAGAGTAACAGCACAGATAAATTAAATATTAACACTTAAATATTATTGAAATGAAAAAACTGAAAATTATAGCAATTATTTTATTGTCATTTTGTTTTATTACAAAAGTTTATTCACAGAGTAGTATTTCCGTCCATGTAGGACCTTCTTTTCCCCTTTCTGACTTTGGCTTAAGTAAGATGATTGATGAAGATTCTGAAGAAGTCATTACGAATGAGGGTTGTGCTGCAATTGGTTTAAATGGCGGTTTGCAATACGTGTACACATTCTCGAAAATTGGATTAGGCGTATTTGGTGGCGTTGATTTTAACTATAACGGATTACAAAAAAGCAGTAGAAGAGATTTTGAAAGAATATTTGAAGAAGATGGCATTGATGATATCAAAATAGAATACTTTAAGTACGTCAATGTCCCAATAAGTGTCGGTTTGAATTATACTTATGAAGGTGATGGTATGATTGGAGTGTTTGCCAATGCGGGTGTAGCTCTTAACTTATTAAAAATGACCAACATGAAATTAAGTTCCGAAGTTGAAGAGGAAGCTTTAAAAGTTAAGATGGACTTAGCTAGCAATTTAGGATTTAAAGCTGGTGCCGGTATTTTATTCGCTAAAAAGTATTTCGTTTCTATCGATTACTATGGCTTAGGAAAACACGAGATTGACGGTGAAATCAAAGAAATGGAACGGGTGGATTTGATAGTAGGTTTTGATATTGAACGCAAAGTAGATTTGCTTACAGTGTCATTGGGAATTAGGTTCTAAAAACCAAGCTCAAAGCGAGCTTTTGCATAAGATCGTTAATAAGGATTACGAAGTTTTAGCTATGTTGCACACTAGCTTGAATTAAAACCTTGTTCAAAAATATAATGTGCGAGTGTGGTATTTTTTGTTTAAAATATTATACCTTTGCTATGTAGATTATTTGTTATATTGATAGTTAAGTGTAAGACAAATTATTTTTACAATGAATTTTGACACTATATTAAATTCAATAATTACAGCAACATCAATTTTAGTGGCTGTTGGGTTTCCTTTTATTATACTTATTACTACAAATCATAAGAGCCGTAAAGAAAGATTACTCATTGAAATAAAAACTTATTATCCAAGATTAAATGCTTTTAGAGAGTTAATTTCTAAAGTGTCAGCAACAGGAATTGTTGATAATTATGATAGGTTAAAACAAAAAGCAAAAAAGGAAGAGGGAAAGAAAGAAATTGAAAAAAAAGAATCGTATGGTTTTTATAGAGCAATTGACTATATTTCAAAAGAATATAGTAAAGATTGTCTAAGTGAATCTATTCACTATAGAATATTCAATTTTGAAGAGATACAAAAATATCATTCATATGCAAATACAATATGGTATGATATTAACTGCCGAACAGACATTGTTAAAGAATTGAATACTTCTCAATTTTCCCAAATGTCGCCATTTGAGAGAGGAAGAATGCAAGAGATAATATTGTCAATAAATCCAAAATATAAAGATGATGAAATTACAATTGGATTAATAGCTAAGGTTGCTGGAGATATAGAAATGGAAGTAATTTATCCGCTTTTATATTTGACACAAAAATATGAAGAACCAATACCACCATTAGTAAAAAAGCTCTTTTTTACTTTATCTTCATCATTACTCGTCGGTGTGATAATTCCTTTGTTTATGATGCAATATATGTATTTAATGAAGTTATGGATGTTAATTAGCATAGTGTCTTTAATTACTATCTTTTATTCTTTGATAGTTATTTTTACGGGTAAGTACATTTGGAGAAATGGAAAGAATTAATATTGCTTTAAAAACACAAAAAATGAAAAAAATATTTATACTCAGTTTAATTATTAGCTTTTTAGTTCCAAGCTTAAAATCTCAAGTTCGTATAAAAATGCAAAGAGAAGGAGGGGTTTATACAATGCCATGCACAGTCAATGGATTGAAATTGCGTTTTATTTTTGACACAGGTGCCAGTAATGTTTCATTATCTCTTTCGGAGGCAATATTTATGTTAAAAAATGGGTACTTGGAAGAAAGTGATTTACACGGATCATCATTATCTCAAATTGCAAATGGAGATATTATAGAAAACACAACAGTTAATTTAAAAGAAATCGAAATAGGAGGAATAAAAATTTATAATGTTGAGGCAGCAATAATACATAATCTTTCCGCACCACTTTTACTTGGGCAATCTGCTATAAATAAATTAGGAAAAATACAACTTGATGGAGACGAGTTATTAATTATAGATAGCGATATTGTACCCGATAATTATAAATGCGAACTTGCTTCATCGTTAATTGAAGCAGCAAAAAAACATTATTATGATGATTTATATGCTTTAGCAGCACATACTTACGTAAAAGCTTATAATTTGTGTCCTAGTGTATTTTCGGAACCTGATATATGCTTCATGGGGCAGTCTTATTATGAAATGGAAGATTATGAAAACTCAATAAAATTTCTAAGTATGTGGCTTGAGCTTACCCAGGATGATGATGTATATCAGTATTTTCCTATTATGACAATAGCTAAATCGTATATGGTATTGGAAAATTATACAAAAGCGGAAATTTTTTATGAAAAAGCTTTTTCAATTGCTAGGGATGATCTTGACAGAAAAATGGGTTGTTTTGGTTTAGGTATTTTATACTATAAAAAAAAGTCATATTATAAATCAATAGATCATTTCAATGAAAGCCTTGATTATTACCTTAGATATAAAAATATTAATGATTTTGGTGAAGTACTTAGGAAAGCATATAAGGGTGAATTTGTAGATAAGCAAATCGGAGAAATTCTTTATAATATTGCCATGAATAATTTAAAACTAGGCGAAATTGATAAAGCTGAGGAGCTTTTGTATGATGCAGGACGTTTTGGTCATTCTGAAGCAAAGAATTTATGTAAAAAATACGGAATAAGTTTTAAACTTGTAGAATAACAGGGTGCTAACCAAAATAGGATATACAAATAAAAATGGAGAATAAAAAAAAGCTCACAATCCTATACTGTATAGGTGGTTGGATGTGCATAATGTTTATTTCCAAGTATTTTACGCAAAATCCATTTGAACCCAAATACAGCAACCTCCTAAAAATTCGGCTTCAAAGCGTACTTCAAGTAGTATTGTTCAATTTTGTTTACTGCTGTTTCGGCGTCGTCAACAAGTTCGTAAATATCTATATCTTTTTGGCTTACAGTGCCTTTTTCAAGCAATACTTCGTTAATCCAATCAACAAGACCGCCCCAGTAGCTTTTTCCAACTAAAATAATAGGGAATTTTACCATTTTGTGAGTTTGGATAAGAGTAATAGCTTCGAAAAGCTCGTCAAGTGTGCCGAAACCTCCTGGCAATACAATATACCCTTGAGAATATTTTGTAAAAATCAGCTTTCTGACAAAGAAATAATCGAAATTCAGAAGTTTATCGTTGTCAATAAAGGGGTTACCGCCTTGTTCGTGGGGCAGATTTATAGTAAGTCCGACAGACTTGCCACCGCCGAAGTGTGCTCCTTTGTTTGCAGCTTCCATTATTCCGGGTCCACCACCTGAAATAATTCCAAATCCTCTTTTGGTCAGAAGGTAAGCAATTTCTTCAGCAAGTTTGTAATATTGATTGTCGGGTTTTAGGCGCGCCGACCCAAAAATAGAAACGCAAGGACCTATGCGAGCCATTTTTTCAAATCCTTCAACCAATTCGGACATTATTTTAAACACCGACCACGAGTCAGTCGATTTTATCTCCGTCCAATCTTTAGGAGTTATAGCATCTATAATTCTTTCGTCTTCCGTTTTAAATGTTTTTGAATCGCTCATAATAAAAATATTAGTTTATTTGACAATGTACGGCTTTAAGTATTTTGCCGTGTAATTATTTTTAACTTTAATAATTTCTTCGGGTGTTCCTTGTGCAGTAATGGTTCCGCCATTGTTGCCGCCTTCGGGACCCAAATCTATAATGTAGTCGGCTATTTTAACAACATCAAGGTTGTGCTCAATAACAACGACCGTATTTCCTTTATCGACTAACTTTTGCAATACATTAAGCAATATTTTAATATCTGCGAAATGCAGACCGGTTGTCGGTTCATCTAGCAAATATAAGGTGTTTCCGGTATCTTTTTTACCCAACTCGGTTGCTAGTTTAATACGCTGAGCTTCGCCACCCGAAATAGTAGTTGAAGGTTGCCCTAAAGTAACGTAACCCAAACCTACATCATTAATTACTTTTATTTTTGAATAAATATGTGGAATGTTTTCGAAGAAAGAGCAGGCATCTTCAACCGTCATCTTTAGCACGTCGTTTATGGATTTGCCTTTATATCTGATTTCGAGAGTTTGCTTGTTGTATCGTTTTCCGTTGCAGGTTTCGCAATTGACGTGTACATCGGGCAGGAAGTTCATTTCAATAGTTTTTACACCTGCACCCGAACAGGTTTCGCATCTGCCACCTCTGACGTTAAAAGAAAATCTGCCGGGCTTGTATCCTCTAATTTTAGCTTCTGGAGTTTCGGCATACAGTTTTCTGATATCGTCAAAAACGCCGGTGTAAGTAGCCAAATTTGAGCGTGGAGTGCGTCCTATAGGCGATTGATCGACTTTGATTACTTTATTAATGTTTTTAACTCCTTCAATCGACTTGTAAGGCAATGGCTGTCTTATTGAACGATGCAATGTTTTACTTAAAATTGGATGCAAAGTATCGTTAATAAGTGTTGATTTTCCGCTACCCGAAACTCCCGTAACGCAGATAAATACACCCAAGGGAAGAGTCAGAGTAATATCTTTTAAATTGTTTCCGTTTGCTCCTTTAATCACAATTTTATCTTCTCCAATTTTTCTTCTTTTTTTAGGGACGGGTATTTCTTCCGTACCTTTCAAGTATTTTCCGGTGATTGAATTACTGTTTTCTATATCGCTGATGTTTCCTTTTGCTACAATTTTACCGCCGTGGGTTCCGCCTCCGGGACCTATATCCAAAATAAAATCGGCGGCTCTCATCATTTCTTCGTCGTGTTCAACAACAATTACCGAGTTGCCTGCATCTCGCAGTTGTTTTAATGAATTTATAAGTTTAATATTATCACGCTGATGCAGCCCTATGCTGGGTTCGTCTAAAATGTACATGACGCCAATCAGTTTAGAGCCGATTTGACTTGCCAACCTAATTCTTTGAGTTTCGCCGCCTGAAAGACTGTGTGCCGGACGGTTTAAGGTCAGATAATCAATCCCTAAATCAAGCAAAAATTGTATACGTTTTTCTATTTCGCCTATGATTTCGTTTGCTATGAGCAATTTCTTTTCGGACAAGTTGTTACGCAAGTCGGCAAACCAATCGCGCAGCGTTAAAACGTCCATTTCCGATATTTCCGAAATATTCTTATCGTTTATTTTAAACAAAAGACTGTCGGGTTTGAGCCGTGTGCCGTTACATACAGGACATTTTATTGTGTTGGTAAATTTTTCAGCCCAACTTTTCATCTTTAGCGATGTGGTTTCTTCAACCTGATTGTTGATGTAATACGCAATGCCCTTAAAATTAAGCTGATACGAACTTGTTATACCCAAATAGGCATTGTGTTCTTTGATGATTTCGTCGGTGCCGAACAAAATCTTATCGATTATTTCGGGCGGGATTTGTTTTATTTTTTTGTCAATACTGAGATTGTATTTATCTAAAATAAGTTCAATTTGTTTAAAAATCCATGAGTTTTTATATTTGCCAATGGGCGATATTCCACCGTTTCTGATGCTTAACTCGTCGTCGGGGATTACCTTTTTTATATCAACATCTACTATATAACCAATACCTTTGCAGTTGGGGCAGTAGCCGTACGGAGTATTAAACGAAAATAAATTCGGCTCAGGATTTTGGTATGATAAGCCACTTTCAGTGTCAATAAGGTTTAGACTGTAAAATTGGGCTTTATTTGTTTCGGTTTCGATAATCAAAATGCTATTGTCTCCCATTTCCAAAGCCGTATTTATCGACCTTGTCAATCTTCTTTCCGTTTGTTCAGAAACTGTCAGATTGTCGATTTCAATTTCTATGTTGTGCGTAACGTATCTGTCAAGCTGCATTCCTTGTATTAAATCGACAATTTCGCCGTCAATTCTGGCTTTAAGGTAACCTTTTCGTCTCGACTGCTCCAACTGCTCTCTGTAATGTCCTTTCCTGCCTGTAACAATTGGAGCAAGGATTTTAATGTTTTTGTCGAAATAAGTCTCAGAAATTAAGTCAATGATTTGACTACTAGTATATTTGACAAGTTTATTTCCGGTTGTAGGCGAGTAGGCATCGGCGATACGCGAATATAAAAGACGAATAAAATCGTAAATTTCGGTAATTGTACCAACGGTTGAACGCGGATTTTTATGCGTTGTTTTTTGCTCAATTGCAATAACCGGACTAAGTCCTCTAATGCTGTCAATATCCGGTCGTTCCATAGAACCAATATATTGTCGCGAGTAAGCCGAAAATGTTTCCAAGTAACGTCTTTGTCCTTCGGCATAAATAGTATCAAAAGCTAAGGACGATTTTCCGCTTCCGCTCAAACCCGTGAACACAACCAACTTGTTTAAAGGAATTTCTACGTCAATATTTTTTAGGTTATGGACTTTTACTCCTTTAATTTCAAGATTTTTTATTGCCTTAGAATTTTCTTTTATGCCTTCGGATCTCATTAATTACAAATTTTTTAGTACTGTCATTCGTTGAAAATTTCATCAGGATTTTCAGTTTCTAATAAAAGTGTGTCGTAGTTGAAATATTCTTTCTTTGGCAATAAAATATTATACGATAATTTTTCGGGATTGTCCATTTTGGTCGAACGAATCCAAGGGTTTAGCTCTTTAAGTATAAGATAATTGGTATTATGTTCTTTTGCAAAATTTATCCAATTAGAAATCGACGAATCTACCGAAACCTGATAAGTAGGGTAGTCGGGGTATAGGTCAACGTTTCGCAAGTAAAATCCGAAGTTGGTAGGCGAGTTGTAGATAAATTTTATAGCGATAATTCTGTACAAATACCTCATAGTTTCTTCGGGCAATACCATGTTGTAGTAGTCGTTGGTGCCTTGTCTTTCCATCTCTTTCAAAATAC
This window encodes:
- the uvrA gene encoding excinuclease ABC subunit UvrA yields the protein MRSEGIKENSKAIKNLEIKGVKVHNLKNIDVEIPLNKLVVFTGLSGSGKSSLAFDTIYAEGQRRYLETFSAYSRQYIGSMERPDIDSIRGLSPVIAIEQKTTHKNPRSTVGTITEIYDFIRLLYSRIADAYSPTTGNKLVKYTSSQIIDLISETYFDKNIKILAPIVTGRKGHYREQLEQSRRKGYLKARIDGEIVDLIQGMQLDRYVTHNIEIEIDNLTVSEQTERRLTRSINTALEMGDNSILIIETETNKAQFYSLNLIDTESGLSYQNPEPNLFSFNTPYGYCPNCKGIGYIVDVDIKKVIPDDELSIRNGGISPIGKYKNSWIFKQIELILDKYNLSIDKKIKQIPPEIIDKILFGTDEIIKEHNAYLGITSSYQLNFKGIAYYINNQVEETTSLKMKSWAEKFTNTIKCPVCNGTRLKPDSLLFKINDKNISEISEMDVLTLRDWFADLRNNLSEKKLLIANEIIGEIEKRIQFLLDLGIDYLTLNRPAHSLSGGETQRIRLASQIGSKLIGVMYILDEPSIGLHQRDNIKLINSLKQLRDAGNSVIVVEHDEEMMRAADFILDIGPGGGTHGGKIVAKGNISDIENSNSITGKYLKGTEEIPVPKKRRKIGEDKIVIKGANGNNLKDITLTLPLGVFICVTGVSGSGKSTLINDTLHPILSKTLHRSIRQPLPYKSIEGVKNINKVIKVDQSPIGRTPRSNLATYTGVFDDIRKLYAETPEAKIRGYKPGRFSFNVRGGRCETCSGAGVKTIEMNFLPDVHVNCETCNGKRYNKQTLEIRYKGKSINDVLKMTVEDACSFFENIPHIYSKIKVINDVGLGYVTLGQPSTTISGGEAQRIKLATELGKKDTGNTLYLLDEPTTGLHFADIKILLNVLQKLVDKGNTVVVIEHNLDVVKIADYIIDLGPEGGNNGGTITAQGTPEEIIKVKNNYTAKYLKPYIVK
- a CDS encoding retropepsin-like aspartic protease produces the protein MERINIALKTQKMKKIFILSLIISFLVPSLKSQVRIKMQREGGVYTMPCTVNGLKLRFIFDTGASNVSLSLSEAIFMLKNGYLEESDLHGSSLSQIANGDIIENTTVNLKEIEIGGIKIYNVEAAIIHNLSAPLLLGQSAINKLGKIQLDGDELLIIDSDIVPDNYKCELASSLIEAAKKHYYDDLYALAAHTYVKAYNLCPSVFSEPDICFMGQSYYEMEDYENSIKFLSMWLELTQDDDVYQYFPIMTIAKSYMVLENYTKAEIFYEKAFSIARDDLDRKMGCFGLGILYYKKKSYYKSIDHFNESLDYYLRYKNINDFGEVLRKAYKGEFVDKQIGEILYNIAMNNLKLGEIDKAEELLYDAGRFGHSEAKNLCKKYGISFKLVE
- a CDS encoding TIGR00730 family Rossman fold protein, which codes for MSDSKTFKTEDERIIDAITPKDWTEIKSTDSWSVFKIMSELVEGFEKMARIGPCVSIFGSARLKPDNQYYKLAEEIAYLLTKRGFGIISGGGPGIMEAANKGAHFGGGKSVGLTINLPHEQGGNPFIDNDKLLNFDYFFVRKLIFTKYSQGYIVLPGGFGTLDELFEAITLIQTHKMVKFPIILVGKSYWGGLVDWINEVLLEKGTVSQKDIDIYELVDDAETAVNKIEQYYLKYALKPNF